ACTTACTATTTTCCGCAACAACAGCAACCGCCACCCATTCCACCGAGGCAACCTTCCACTAATAAATTCATCAAAAGCAAGGAAATGAGAATAAGTAGCTGAAAGGGAACACTCAGCACCGTAACAAATCACTTACAAATGCAGACTGTCGCAACAACTAACTAGTTCAAGTTGGGAATCCATTAATGTGCAAGTGAGAACTGTAAACGCGACAGTGTTATTGCCAACCAGAGGGCTTTTATTCGTACCAAAAGAATTACAGAACAACTAGAACTTCAAACTTTTTCTGAGTTGCGTCTCTTACTTGAGCTTTAGTCATCGCTCCTCCCCTGCAACTATTCAGCGAGGAAAACGTgtataattataaatataaatgtaaatataagtaaatatatACACATAAGATTATTATACGAAAAAGCCGGCTCTCGCTCTAGTCCATCTATGATTGATTAGGTGTTTATTGTGAAGAGAGTGATTGAAGTGTGGCAGTGGTATTTAACGCCTCTGCAGCTAGTTTTTGTGGACTTCGAAGTCCTAGGTAAATCGTACGCCTAATTAAacgcatcactccacgaatctgaggtggtacggatttcagatagagtattcgtatacgggatagtagattatgaagtgaagggtgattccgtccattttttcctaattgccgtaaaaaaacggcccggaagatacggcttcaggcgttctggcgcactattttctacagggagttcgactggagcgcgccagccttgtgcagcgccgcattttccgggacgttttttacggcaattaggaagaaatggacggaatcacccccctctcaaTAGTCTgctataccgtatacgaatactccacctgaaatccttaccacctcagattcgtggggtgatgcctttaacgacatgaatagaagaacaactgtTGCAGTTCGAACACTAGCTGGATATATTACaccgttcgaagtggaaacaGGAGTGAGACAAGGGGCCGTGGAgtatcctttctgttcaactttgtcGTCGATGACACAGTGCGAAGGACAGTTCGGCAGTGTCCCGCCGATGTCGTTTTAGCATCGTCTAAACCCTTTATGGATCTCGAGTACGTCGCCGATGTAGAAATACTCGCTTGAAGCAGCGcgaagttacaacatgttgtcaacgtCGTATCGAAACTAGCTACAGCCTACAGACTGCttcgccctgataaatgcaagcagatgtgggtctacTCGAGATTCAGCGGGAATAAGTATGGACGGTCAACCtattgaactctttttttggagtttttttatttggccTGTATGCGGGAAGACGATGGCACATAAGAGAGAGAGatcaaagatgcgctaaagctaaTTTGTTATTTAACTTCTTGACCAATTGCCTGTGATCAATCCCGGTCGCCGCCGAAATCAAGCTGCGAgactacctatccgcaatttgcCCTATcttgatgtacggatcggagacttgggcagcaccgtcgatgaaaatgaagaaactgACTGCACGGAGAGAAAGGAGTTCAGACGATTGTCGGGCTACTTTTGGCCGCCGATAGTGTGCCGTAACCAAAAACTTTACTTGGAAGTTGATATGATGCACCGGCGGATAACACGTGGAAAGCATCAACATCTCGCTCGGGCTTCTGAGGTAGTACAGAAAGCGTCTCCGTTTCTTTATTCACATTGAAAGGAGGTCGTCTGATCGTCTTGTTCAAGTTGTCGTGAAGATACTACTACCAGAATCAGTCTAGAAAAGGCCTActgaaagttctggacggaagTGGTAGAGGAATATCTGAAGGCACTTGGCGTTGATAGGCAGTACTGTCGAGGTGTAAAGTTCCGCCgtttatggaatagcgacggataGATTCTATGCTTGAAAATTGAACAAGATGGGCTCACATGTGTCTGGAGACGACAAACCCCGGCGAAATTGCGAACAACCGCAACAGGCTGTAACGCCCGTCCACCGCAGAAGTATGATCCAAAGTAATATGAGCGTTCGCCGATATTGATTTCTTATGTATGTGTATCTCCTCATGTAAAGCGCATTACCTTAATAACTGTGATTTGAAAAGGGGTTTAACTTTATTGGCGATTCATTGTTTTATGTTTCTCGTTTACCGAAGCCATGAAAATGTAAGAATTCACAATCAGGAGTTTTGATGAGTGGCTTGCCATGGCTGGCAAAAGCACCGACACTCTGAGTCGGGTTGGTGAAGCCAGCTGAGAATGATTTCTACGGTTCCTCCAGCTGGTAGATCGACGTATTCGAAACCGATTAACtactactttttgttttttttttcttgtgtaaaTTTTCATGTATGCAATTCATGGAGCGGCGAATATAAcgaaatgtaaacaaaatcaTCAGGAAAACTGCGAGGAAGTGGTCACGAATTTTACTATTTTGCAGCTTTGTTCATGAGGAGAGATGTTTTATGTGGTACATAGACTTCGTCTTGGGCGGAGGAAACTAACGAGATTGCACACAATGTCATAAAATTGTAGAACATTTCCAAGAAAGAGCTCCTGGTCAATCTCtctgcatttatttattgagagGCAgggtatcacgattttgacgtagCACAGAACTCACAAGAAAAGCGTGGAGTTCGAGCAGTAAATTGCGGGAGCTTGTTTAATTCCTGAGAGGTACGACGTTGGAATGTGCCTCTAtctacacgttccggtcccctcaggcGCCTATTCATTGGTCTCACTTGAAGAGGCTAGTTAGAAGACACCATTGATCTTCGGTCGCTCGCACTTGCTTACGCACAGggatggcgcgttgcaactgaaatcctCGAGGACTCTCGTCTTCGTCTCCAcgccgtcttttttttttacggcgattagagAAGGGTGAGGGGAACCACgctgggttccgcaatctaccacccaaactctacgctttcgctgtgtGTTCTTCACTCTCGCTGTGTGTTGCTCACTACGTCAAAATTGTGATGCGCTACCTTTAACTTTTATGACAGTGGAAGATTATCACTCTTAAGAAATATTTAATGACACTTATTACTGAGTGAAGTGAATTCCAGTCATCGGTGTGCtactagaaaataaaataaatacaatgcaCTTTTGCTATGCAGCGTGTAAAGGTTCAGCTTTCCTCGAACTTTAGGTGAGTAGAAATTGTGAAGTTAGTTCCCGcgtttgcaagaaaaaaatttgattaaaaCATACAGTTGGCATTAATGATGTAATCAATCATCATCATTGTCAACTCGTTTGCTGGTAAAAGTCTCTTCTGATGCTGCAAAGGAAGATTGTTGCCGAAAGACTTGAAGGGATCCTTTTTGTCTTATGCCTCACTCCTTTTAAGATGCATGAGAGAGATTTTACAGAATGGGATCTGTTCCTCAGacaataatattaatagtagaaataatagcgataataataataataagaggaagaaaataaaataatttttggtgTCAAAACGACCACTGTACTGTTTACTGCAGTCGTATATTCCAACTTCCTGCAGTGGTATTGTGtaattctagtttttctttattacttactacaagttttttttctatattttatattttacttatttcattttaattttatttttcatatttttttctcgacgtAAAAGAACGCAGTGAATTCGTTTTAGTAACATCAGGTCGAGAAATCTCGTTCAATTTTGTAAATTGTGGAGAAGGggaagaaaatgtaaaaaagcaaagaatgtACGTCAGAGAATGAGTCTTTTTATCAAAACAATAGGGCGTTTCAGCCCGTCATAGTGATTATTCACCTACGAAGCATTTCTAAATATGTGTTTgtaatttctttggaaattgttGTTCACATATAATCGAATGGGaacttttctctcattttcttattttctaccATCGATCTTGTTATCTGTTGTGAATTGTTGATTTAAATGATGGAAACTGGAACTACTTCTGCATGTGCGTCTTCAAATAATCATTCCCGAGACGATTAGTGCATGAATTTTTTGTCTAGAAAGAATTTGTCTGCGTCCTTGCATATTTTCGATTGTGTTTCGAACATCGCATGCAAGGTGATCGAACATGTTGATGTtcgaaaaaacacaaatcgcACACGtcacttttcaagaaaataaacagcCTACAAAAATCAGATGAGTAGGTCGTTTATGCAATCCTCCTATCCGGTACATGATTCAGTTTTGAAAAGTAAGCTATTGTTGAAAAGTGTATTATATACACATTTATAATATGTAGAAGAACCAGTTTGTTGGTAAGAATTATAGGTTGCCAAGTTACCACTTGGCGGTTCAGAAAGGCTTTCTGatcttataaataaataaatatgaaggaGAACGCAGCAAGAATTCTATTCAGAATTCAGAATTACTACGATATCAAAAATTCCTagttttttcacttcaacCAAGAAATTAGagatttttcagtttcttttttctttaatctcGGAAACCTTGCCAGCTATTGAACCcctgttgaaaagaaaaatttttctttgatatcGTCCGCTTCATGATCATGATTTGCTTGATGTAGATGCTTGTATTAAAAATATggtagaaatatttatttgtacgGATAAATACAACATTCAGATTCATTGAGTACATCATTAGAATGGATTCCGTTAAATAATTTGTCCACGCTTTCCAGTTCCTTTTCAGACAAGATCCAacctaaaaaaagagaattttttgatctttgaggaaaaatagCCACTCTTTTGATGCAATAATGTTAGCATTTCAACCTAGTTGAgtctgtctcttttttttcggaagaatttAAGTGGTTTTGGTACTTGCGCTTAACACGATGCGTGAGTTGCTGCGGTCGGGAGGTCGGCGGTCGCCCAGACGAACATAAGCATTGGCGATCATATGCTCTTGCTAATATTCTAGaatcttttcaaatattctagATTCTTTTCTAAAACCTTTAGAATATTCTAGGAAATTCTAGAATGTACAAAGCAGCACAAATGTTCATGATGGGCGgattctcatcttttttcatgagacTTTATTTATAAAGcactaaaatataaaaatacaaggTTCAGTAAGGAGTAGGGACGATTTTGAGGTGGGTATGTCAGTGGCGGTGAGGGTGTGAATGTTTATAGATTTATTTACACTCTGATCTTCTTGAACTTACTTTTATGTTAATTATTTCTTGTGGGAATACGGTTTGAAAGTAAGTCAACGAATTttaaacaaatagaaatgtgAAACTAAGGAGAGATGAAGTACCTTCCGGACCctagaaaaagtggaaagaatTCGACAAGTTGTAGAAAGCTGTAGTTCTCGTCATTCCACGCCCTATCTTTTGTGTTGttataatttgtttttgccGTCTGAAAGTTAAGTTCTATGTTcccttaaatgcatcaccccacgaacctgaggtggtgcaggtttcaggtggggtattcgtatacgggatgggaggctATGGAGTGAGGGGgcaattccgtccatttcttcctaattgccgtaaaaaacggcccggaagatgtggcgccgcacaacgctggcgcgctccagtcgaacttcttgtagaaaatggtgcactagaacgcctgaagtcgtatcttccgggccgttttttaaggcgattaggaagaagtggacggaatcaccctcctctccatagtctcccatcctgtatacgaatactccacctgaaatctgtaccacctcagattcgtggagcgatgcctttaatggccTTTCAGAtgcataatttttgaaattcagcgacttctgtcgaagaaaaatgtaaagacAACATTTTCTCAGCTTACAGGAACTGTTACCGTTTCGATTACGTCCTTTTTCGAATCTGAGTTGACTTTCtagtttttgtttgattttgttATCTTCAATAGCACTTTATATATGCATGAAGCCTTAAGTGGAAATAAGAAGCGAGATCTATTTAAGGGTAGCTTTAATGCTTTTTGTGAAAATCGTCAACATTTCTTGCTGGATTCTAACAGAGAGTGAAAatgtttctggaaagaaatgtTGTATTCATTCTAAGAATTTACTCTTATTTCGAACGGTGGTAATTTTGCCTAATATTTTGAGCAGTAAGAAAGGCGTTTGAGGGACGAGACGGTTGCACTCTGTTCCATTACGCACTTTTGATATTGTACTTTGGAGAGGACTTCTATCTATCACAGTCATAAAATTCACCAAGGATTAATACGTGAGAGAGCCGTTTGTGGCAAAATCCTTAGGTTTGGACGCAAACTTTGTGGAGGTCATCCATTGTTAGTCACTTACTATTTTCCACACGGAGTAGGGCAAGCTGGTTGACCGCAACAAGCACCACCTCCACCTCCAAGGCCTCCCAAGCAAGCTTCCAGCGGAATACTGAGCAGAAACAAGCAAATGAGCAGAAGAATCTACAAGAAAACTTTACACATCACCACGATCGCGCCACCAGATAACATTAACTCACAAGTTGAAGTTGAGCAAGCATGTTTTGTTACGAGAGAAGTAGGAGTAAGAATGACGTGACTGTAAGCCATCCAGCCGCTTTTATCCGCACTGAGCCGGATATTCATAACTTGAATTTTTGCCGGACGCCATGGGACACGCCTCGTCGCTTGAATGCTTCGCACCGCCCTGCGTGCATGTATTCAGCGTTGAGGAACGGCTAACGTTGTGGCCGTGAGTGGACTTTGCATATCCGCCTAATCCCGTGATTTCGGGGATTCGTGAATTAATAGTTATGAAAGACCTGACAGTCTCGATCAGGGTGTATGGTTAAAACAATAGTGAATACGTCACTAGGTCTCAGGTACCGCAAACCAGGTTGAAAGGTGTGTTTATAAGCGTGCTCTAAGCTAGTCTCAATTCGTCCTGAGCTATGTAGATGATTCCACCGCTTATTTGAGAGTACTCGATTGgaagaaaaagcgaagaaaaaaaagaaatgtgatgTTACAAGCATCGCCTTTGTGGCCGCTAGGTAGAAAAATTTACTACTCAAAGAGATAAGAAAACTTGTTGTCAGTAAATATCAAGGTGTGGTTTGGAAACagtcagaaaaaggaaagttgATAAAGGCTACAAGCGCAAAGGAATCAAGTGCAAAGGATAATGGATTAGTAAAATTTCATCTAACATCAAGccattcctgaaaaaagagagCCGTTTAAAGGTTGTTGACATctttggtagaaaaaaaaagatcttattATAAACGGGGACCCATAACTTCCTTCATGATAAATATACAGTATTGAACAAATCACTGAATTATCAATTTAACTGATACTAATTTTGCTTTGCCAGCTTTTTTGAACCAATCTATAACAAGTACGTTGATATATTCGTGTATTTATTGGCGTCATAAAAATACTTTTGGGATTTTTCAATGTAGTGACTTGAGTGTTTCGGTTTGATAGATTCTATTAAATTCGTATTTCATCTGTTTTACTCAGTGCACCGACAAAAGATATAAGAGATTTTCTTGCAATCTGAGTAGGTgtctcattgttttttttctatgtcaAGGAACCAGAAAGGCACCGAGTTAACTCGGGGAAACCGATCTTACATGTGATTCCACgggattttctggaattcaagAAGAATGTGGCAGTTTTAATGATTAATTatgaaagatttttgaaaaatgacatGATGCAGTATGAAAATGTCCTAGTTTCAAATATCAAGAAGTAAAATACGACTCTACGAAGTTCTTGacagttaatactagcggaaAGATAATCTAAGCATCCATAATCCTTACAAGAATGTAACGCCATGAAAATTTTGCTTAGATTACGGTAGAAGCGGAGTTGTTTTCGTGATTAGCTTCAAAATCGCTGTGGTTGTCTTGAGATTTATGCTGCACACCTCACAGCTGCACAAATCATCcgcgcctttttttttgtttacgacCAAAACTGCTggttttttaaacatttctcTCAATGAGTCTAcattcagctgttttttttttttgcaagacaAAACCAGTtccataacttttttcttgattgcGGTAGTCTAAGGAGGTAGTTCTCTTTCTAGGTCGTGTTATTCAAAAATACTCTTGAAATAGTTGAGAATCCACAAACGTCCTCTAAAGGTCTATTCTGCTTTCTCTTTGCGAAAACTTGAAATTGacaatattaattttttttctttttttatgcttAGCAAGTTgtcctattcatttttatttttcgttggCTATAATAGCCTTACTTTAAATCGCCGATAGCCATTCACAACCACAACAGAGACGAGTTTTTCGGCGCCGTCGCACTGGTGGTCGTTCATCAGTATGCAAATGAGGGATGCGCTGAGGTAGTGTGTGGGGCTTGGAGGACTATAGTACGGATTTGTTGCGATGTAATTGCGACCGGTTTATCAACGTAAAGAAGgtggaagtttttttccgaTGCGTTATACGAGTGAGTACAAACGTTACGTGCATACGAAATAGACCTTACAACATTCTGCGATTACCTTTACGACCACATGCTAGTGTTGCGTTGGTGGGATCGTTCGGGTGTCTGGAATAAATTAATATTGTCCAATCTGTGTGTCTGGAATGTATCAGTGTTGTCCAATAATCATGATCCTTTTTAGGGTTTCTCTCTAAAGTGCGAAGTCAAATATAATACTTCTGTCATCATGGTTTCATAGTTTTGAACTTAGAGCGCCCCTCAGGGCCAAAAGGGAATGTAATCATATTTTTGCGGCTAAGCGAATTTAACAACTATGTGCGGCTGAGGaaattggcgaaacaggaagagcaAGCAAGCTTCGTAACCGGTTCAAGGAGTACCTAGATGGGCTTGTATAATTGAAATCGTCGACCCCTGGAGGTCCTTATTGCAGAGAGTGTCATGGACGTCACTATCTCGGCACCCGAATCCGACGTTCTGGTGCGAAAAACCTTGGAAGCGTTGTACATAAAAGCCAAAAGTCCAACCATGAATTGTAAGAAGCATGCATCGCCGTGACCAACAAGTTGGCGCTGTTTCAAGACTTATGCGATTTTTGACCTATGGGGTCACACGCAAGGGGCATCGTTGTTAGTTACTATTAGCTGtgcaactctaacaactgaTGATCCGCTAACATCGTAGCTTAACGGccatcaaggtgagcgctattgTGGTCTGCGGGTGTTGCCTTCGAGCAATCTCCTTTCTAAGTCATATCTTGGGGTGTATCGAGGCGTTTGAGAAGATAGATTAcatgtgtctttgattttccatttgatttttttttgattttctgaagaagtcgatgacgccgaaacgtcagccagaataaaagtgaataacaatcttggttctttATGTTCTcctgttatgccaacgaggtttgggtgaaactttattatcgGCTTGACGTTaagacaaactcgtctttatcaaaggcctaaaaatggttcgaggtctttgatgttATGGATTTTCAATCAAACTCCTATCTctaaacaagaaaacacaaatactCTTcccaatgccgaggtttcaagaagagggGACTTGGAAAATTTTGGTTCTGCTCAATCGAAGTAGTGATTCAACTGTacaatgccaagattcaaagaatgTCGAACTTGGGACTTAatgtaatcctctgagcaaaTTGAAGGTTGActttctattttaaatttcgCGAGTGTATTGATTcggaaaaacttttttattggttaGTTATACTGTCATTGACATCTGCGTCAAATTTCACATAACTATTAGGGTGTTCAGAAAgcatctgccgaaaatttcacaGTAgcgcagaattttttttaagatgttctggaaattcccgttttaaatatctTATATAAcgacactaccgcttgtatacacataacatatctggctccctcttccctACCTATTTCGTCCTATAATGTGACGTTTTGTAAAATATAGTTCTATATTTGTATGTATAACGTTCCACCCATATTCCACACGTActctacgagttcgaatctggccacccgcTGCagaagccccttctgagcggtctgtgtgcgcctggttccagcgctttAAAGCCGGAAAGAAGAAACTCGAAGTTGAGTCTCGCTTTattcgaccgactgcaatatcgttcgacgaactgaagaatctggcggagcagcatccatatgcaAGTgcgcggtattttgctgccagtcttggctgttcgctgtccaccgtgagcaatggactgcgatctctcggaatggtgaaaaagctcggtcagtggctcccacatgcattgagcgccGGCAACCGTCAAAGACACCTgaacatctgcactcagctgctctccagaaaccgcagattcgactggctgaACACCATTGTcaatggagatgaaaaatgggtcctctacgtcagccacacccacaaacgtgcgtggtgcgctggcgatgaagtGTCGggtcctttcgtgaaaggtaaaatccatgagaagaaggtcatgatgagcgtctggtggagagttcatggaatctaccgttttgAACTACTGCCGGACAAAGACTGGGCGACAAGATctgcaaggagcacccgaagctcgacaactttcgcctgctgcacgataacgcgcgccctcacatcgcgaagaagacttcacAGACAATTCTGGAGCTCGTATGGGAAGTTCTAACGCACCGCACAGTAACCGTACAGTCCGGACCTGCCCCAggcgactaccacctcttccgatctcttcagcatcacctggaagcgaagcgatgatcgtgaccacctcgaaaatgactatcgggctttcttcgcctccaagtcgtcGGAGTTCTAAGCCagaggaatccgtgatcttgtgagacgttggcagaatgttgtcgatgttgatggaaattatttcgtcgaataataaaatgttgttgaaaagttgtgttgttttgaaatcttgccgtatttcggcagatactttccgaataCCCTAATACCTCCATTGGTCTCATTGTAACGGTTGCTTTTTTGTAAACGCTGTAAAGTTGTCTTAGCCGCAAACATACGAACATACATTTCGTGTTGGCTTTGAAGCTCATTCATAGTTTAAAAACTATGAAGCTAGAAATGAATTTGGCGATTTTTTACAATGTCTGACTCCATTGAGCGAAGGAGTTGCTCTGCGTTTTCCGTGCGGAatgaaattactgctggagaAACGTTTATGATGTTGGAGAGGTCCTTTGGTGATCGGCGAAAAAACGTGAACAAGAACCGAAGAAAACTCCGCGGAAGTCCTCAAAAATCAATGTCATATTAACAAATTTCTTCGATTATCGTGGTGAGGTGCACTATGAGTTCCTTCCACTAGGCCACTCTTAACACTGAATATTATCTGAGTGCTATGCATCCTTGATGTGGAGCTATTCGCAAAAAAGGTCAGATTTATGGCAAGAAAACTCTAGGTTTTGCACAACGACAACTCTCACACTACATTGATTGTTGGTGATCATTTGATCAAAAACTTGACCCACATAGTTGCACAATCACCGTATTTGCCTGATTGGGCTTCGCTTAACTTCCGGCTATTCATCCTGAACTAAAAAGACCAACCCGGTACACCATTTCGTGTCCATAGATGAGATTCAAAGTGAATCACTGCTTGAACTGAAGGCCATTAGGCAAATCGAGTTTAACAACTGTtttgagaatttgaaaaaaacgtaAGGATAAGTGTATTTTGTCGGAGAGGGATTACCTTGAAGGGGTCGCAATCGATTTGGAAGAATAAACAATGTTTACAagacttacaaaaaaaaaaccacctttCAATTTGATCACAGTAGTATACCTCTACACTTCTGAGATTCACTTTAGCTATCCTGAGTAAATGTCGGATAATCCAGCGACCTTCCGGTCAGATAAAGGCTTTTTACGAGCAGACCTATAAACACTAGAATGCACGGAGTGAATGATCACAGGGATAGGAGTGCAGGCGAAATCTTTCCAAGCTGGAAAATGGAAAGATCGAATTGTCGTGTGATTTTATGAGGACCTCAGAACCAAAGTGGATTTTCACGTAAACGAACCATTGCCTTGCAGGATCCCTTTTCAAATATATAATCCTTTCTTTTCGATAGTTCGTTTTCATTGTTCCTGTCTCTTGACAACTATAACATGACATCGTTAACACGttgctcaaaaatttcaattttttcaatttcgagCAGCTCACAGCGGTGAGCAGAATACAGAGTATAATGATGACGGCACAAGAATGAGAGACATAATGGGAATGAGTATAAAATAAAGTGCACGATATTATCCTACTTGAAAGAAATATCTACTAGGAAgtcattggaagcattctggatttccgtcaggaatccattCATGAATATACAGAGACGAGTGAGCAAATGGCCTTCGTAACATTTTGTGTTACGTCGTTCTGTGagccacatgcagttccttaacactcTCCGGACATCAGTACTTGAGGGTACTGGATACTAGctcgtagatctcattcgcctcgGGTGAAAATCCGCAAGAgcgcggtggttcaccagtcCGGttagtcggtgagactggtcagtgtTTTCGTTTTCGGGTCCTTGCCTAGTGTATCTGAAACAAcatcgaggcttggcaagaGAAATAGTTGGAGTtcgatgggatatgcataggATCAAAGACCTTGAACTATTTTCAGCTCTTTGATAAGCacgaagttgtcgaaatgTTAGGCCATGAATAGAGTTTCAGCAAAACCACGatggaaaaacaagaaaacatataaCGATCGTATTTTCTGGCTGATTCGATACATTTATCCgaactcataaaaaaaagcacattaGAAAGTGCGCACAGTTCTTTTCAACAATCAACACACGTTTTGCCCGCGTATCCTCCAGCCGAAGCTCGCATTCTACTCTAAAGTACC
The Necator americanus strain Aroian chromosome I, whole genome shotgun sequence genome window above contains:
- a CDS encoding hypothetical protein (NECATOR_CHRI.G1158.T1), producing the protein MDVTISAPESDVLVRKTLEALYIKAKSPTMNSGKKKLEVESRFIRPTAISFDELKNLAEQHPYASARYFAASLGCSLSTVSNGLRSLGMVKKLGQWLPHALSAGNRQRHLNICTQLLSRNRRFDWLNTIVNGDEKWVLYVSHTHKRAWCAGDEVSGPFVKGKIHEKKVMMSVWWRVHGIYRFELLPDKDWATRSARSTRSSTTFACCTITRALTSRRRLHRQFWSSRLPPLPISSASPGSEAMIVTTSKMTIGLSSPPSRRSSKPEESVIFQVWSQITPPVLKYGSFNGQGNRWSTKMLKKACREIRTRNEILISYVPLAELLRRTENYQTLSTY